A window of Diabrotica virgifera virgifera chromosome 9, PGI_DIABVI_V3a contains these coding sequences:
- the LOC126890929 gene encoding uncharacterized protein LOC126890929, with protein sequence MPHVQVSDSEKLRLYKFIENGSNLELAYRSWEYHEIPLLPQTMKFNWNVKTTSLLERPRFVLFALQTAKKNAIKENASHFDHCNITNLKLFLNSEMYPYDNLNLNFDKKQYAIAYEMYAQFQPSYYYKVGDPCLSLEQFGSFAPIFVIDCSRQNESVKSGSVDMRIEIETNKNIPVNTAAYCIIIHDRIVNYNPLTNVVQMF encoded by the coding sequence ATGCCGCATGTTCAAGTGTCAGATTCGGAAAAGTTACGTTTATAcaaatttattgaaaatggatctAATTTAGAACTTGCATACAGAAGTTGGGAATATCATGAAATTCCGCTACTGCCACAAACAATGAAATTTAACTGGAACGTAAAAACTACTAGCCTCCTAGAGAGACCACGATTTGTTTTGTTTGCTTTACAGACTGCTAAAAAGAACGCCATAAAAGAAAATGCGAGCCATTTCGATCATTGTAATATTACAAACTTAAAACTATTTCTAAATTCTGAAATGTACCCGTATGACAATTTGAACTTGAACTTTGATAAGAAACAGTATGCCATTGCATATGAAATGTATGCACAATTTCAACCGTCGTACTATTATAAAGTTGGAGATCCATGTCTTAGTTTGGAGCAATTTGGTTCTTTTGCCCCCATATTTGTTATTGACTGCAGCAGACAAAATGAATCAGTTAAGTCGGGAAGTGTCGATATGAGAATAGAAATTGAAACCAATAAGAATATACCAGTTAATACAGCAGCTTATTGTATAATTATACATGACCGTATTGTTAATTATAATCCGCTAACTAATGTAGTTCAAATGTTTTAA
- the LOC126890930 gene encoding uncharacterized protein LOC126890930: MNKDIKRQLITKRKNIQSKLRQLKQGQIIQEDLFNPITKHLKNIETKLNKNSGSENETTKYEPLRYIKNDDDDDIKEDNIEVDDEVMETEDNIKVDDEIDETEEDNEVDDDDDDDDDDDDDEIDETSDIKNSILENIEVDDIKEQIKNDKTSETGFEANQKRTLFLDQYDPLPRKYITEMQADFLNKEFDHKYGVRFDKRSEKLLIGNSEINIDGVDVLLKNKRYKGTSGLYELLFKKHPANFTDQDVNNYTKIVVATNAHRRHYLSSKQIDGSKLKKYKKIIAPITEGKGLLMEVNNNKIDYVHWDDPNELVARLRLLLSSQLAGHTGHTNEIISIIEELKEANIIG, from the coding sequence ATGAATAAGGATATAAAGAGACAACTTATAACTAAACGAAAAAACATTCAAAGTAAATTGAGACAACTAAAGCAAGGACAAATAATCCAAGAAGATTTATTTAATCCAATTACAAAacacttaaaaaatattgagacCAAGTTGAATAAGAATTCAGGTTCTGAAAATGAAACAACCAAATATGAACCTTTAAGGTACATtaaaaatgatgatgatgatgacatcaAAGAAGACAACATTGAAGTAGATGATGAAGTTAtggaaacagaagacaacattaAAGTGGATGATGAAATTGATGAAACAGAAGAAGACAACGAAgtagatgatgatgatgatgatgatgatgatgatgatgatgatgaaattgaTGAAACaagtgatatcaaaaactctataTTAGAAAACATTGAAGTGGATGATATaaaagaacagattaaaaatgATAAAACCTCTGAAACTGGGTTTGAAGCTAACCAGAAACGTACACTTTTTTTGGATCAGTATGATCCATTACCTAGGAAATATATTACAGAGATGCAagctgattttttaaataaagaatttgatcATAAATATGGAGTTAGATTTGATAAAAGATCTGAAAAGCTTCTGATTGGGAATTCTGAAATCAATATAGATGGTGTTGatgttcttttaaaaaacaaaagatataAAGGTACGTCTGGATTATATGAGCTTTTGTTTAAGAAACACCCAGCTAATTTTACAGATCAAGACGTAAATAACTATACAAAAATAGTTGTAGCTACGAATGCTCACAGAAGGCATTATTTATCAAGTAAACAGATAGATggaagtaaattaaaaaaatataaaaaaataattgcaccAATAACAGAAGGTAAAGGACTGCTTATGGAagtaaacaacaataaaataGATTACGTCCACTGGGATGATCCAAACGAACTTGTAGCTAGATTGAGGTTATTACTATCATCACAGTTAGCTGGGCATACAGGACATACAAACGAAATAATTTCAATTATTGAAGAACTAAAAGAGGCAAACATTATAGGATAA